The Patescibacteria group bacterium genome includes a region encoding these proteins:
- a CDS encoding HU family DNA-binding protein, which yields MNKAGIVEIVHEKLGGTKTQSEDIVDTIINSIIDSLKKGDEVSIAGLGIFSVKKRDARTARNPRTGETVQVAAMKVPKFRAAKALKDAVK from the coding sequence ATGAATAAAGCAGGTATTGTAGAGATTGTTCATGAGAAATTGGGTGGCACAAAAACACAATCTGAAGATATCGTAGACACAATAATCAATTCAATTATTGATTCGCTTAAGAAAGGAGACGAGGTTTCAATCGCAGGTCTTGGTATCTTTTCTGTAAAGAAAAGAGACGCAAGGACTGCAAGGAATCCTAGAACAGGAGAAACAGTACAGGTTGCCGCTATGAAAGTTCCAAAGTTTAGAGCCGCTAAGGCCCTAAAAGACGCGGTAAAATAA